The region TTGGCCCGCTCAATAATTCTATCCTTCAGGTCGTGAGGACAGGCGTTCAACCCTTTCCAGAAATAGGCCCATTCTAGATAGGTGTGATGCTGAAAAAAGCTAGAACAGCAGTTATCCGGACATTCCTGGCATGTAAGGCCAATCTTTTCAGCGCATTTTTTATAAACTTCCTCCATTTGAGCATAGAGTTGTTCTAATCTATTGAAGGCGATTTTAGGCAGAATTTTTTTTATTTTTTTAGCCATTGTTCAATTAGTTGCACACATTCCTGAGGCGAATTCTGATCGGTACTGACTACAAAATCAGCATATTGTTCATATAGCGGTTTTCTTTGCAGGTAAATGTCTTCCAGGGTTTGTCCTTTGTCCATAGCCAGGCCACGGGTGGAGACATTCTGTACTCGTTTTAGTATGGTTTGCAGATCTGCATGCAGATATATGATTGGACCCAGACTTTTTAAAAAGTCCATGGCGGGTGCGCTGTAAACTACACTGCCGCCGGTAGAGATAACACACCGGTTGAGTCTAAGGTCCAAAACTACCTTTTCTTCGGCCTGAAGGAATCCCTTAAGCCCCAGATGATCGCGAATGGATTGCAGATTTGTTCCCCACCATGCTTCCAGGAGCCAGTCTGTGTCAACATGTGCCCAGGACAAACTCTGGCTGAGTAGCTTGCCCAGGGTTGATTTTCCTGAACCAGCCATGCCTATCAAGGCGATGCATGGCCTTTTCCGGACATAAAAGGACGATTTTGAACTCATGAAAAATGGTCTAGCCTCCCAGATAAGCCTTTTTGATATCTGGGTTTTCCATTAATTCCTGAGAAGTGCCCTGCATAACTATTTCGCCGGTATCAAGGACATAACCCCTATGGGCAAAGTTCAAAGCCACCCGGGCATTCTGTTCAATGAGCAAAATGGTCATGCCTTGCCTGTTTAGTTCTTTTAAAGCCCTGAACATATCGTACATTAAAAGAGGTGCCAGACCCATAGATGGTTCATCAAGGAGAATAAAGTTAGCTCCTGTCATCAGGGCACGACCCACGGCGAGCATTTGCTGCTCACCTCCGCTTAGTGACTCGCTACGCTGCTTGCGCCGCTCATAGAGCCGGGGAAACAGATCATAGACCCGTTTGAAATCATTTTTGATGTTTGGGTCATTTTTACGAGCATAAGTTGCCAGGACCAAATTTTCTTCCACGGTCAAGTTCCCAAAAATATGTCTGCCTTCCGGAGCCAGCGCAATTTTTAATTTATGAACCACATCATGAGGTTCTACTTTGAGGATTGATTCGCCCTTGTATAAGATATCCCCTTTGGTCACTTTTGGTCCTTCAGGCGGGGGAACGCGAGTAATGGTGTGCAAGGTGGTAGTTTTGCCTGCACCATTAGCTCCGATGAGGGTAACAATTTCACCTTCATTTACATGAAAAGAAATACCATGCAGGGCCTCAATATTTCCATATTTGACGTGTAGCTCTTTAATTTCGAGTAACATTAGATTGTCTCATCTCCCAAATAGGCTTTGATTACTTGTGGATTGTTCTGAATTTCCTCTGGGGTACCTTCGGCAATAGTGGCCCCAAAGTCGATTACCTTTAGCCAGGAGCAGAGGGTCATGACCACTGTCATCTGGTGTTCAATCATCCAGATGGTGATCTTAAATTCTTCATGGATCCACTTAATCAGTCGGATCAGGTCCTTGACATCAGCAGAATTCAAACCTGCAGCCGGCTCGTCTAAAAGCAAGAGATCCGGTTTGATAGACAGAGCTCTTGCAATTTCCACTTTTCTTTGCATCCCATAAGGCAGGTTTTTAGGCTTTTCATGGATATATTTTTTCAGGTCAAGTGCTTCCAGGATATCCACTGCTGTATCCAGGATGCGTTTTTCATTTTCCATGTATCTTCTGGTGCGCAGGATAGAGTCAAATAAACTATAACCGAGATTATAATGTTGAGAGATACGGATATTGTCTAAAACAGTCATTTCATGCCAGAGGCGGATGTTTTGAAAGGTTCTGGCAATACCTAATGCTGTAACCTGATGCGGTTTTAGGCCGGCAATATTTTTTCCTTTGAATATAATTTTTCCTTTTGTCGGCTTATAAAATCCGCTGACCAGATTGAAGACAGTGGTTTTACCTGCTCCGTTAGGGCCAATGAGCCCCATTAATTCACCGCCTTCAAAGCGGATGTTAAAGTCTGAAAGAGCGCATAATCCCCCAAAGTACTGGGTTAGGCCATGTATTTCCAATAAGGACATAATGTTCTCCAACCTATTTGAACTTATATAATTTTCTAAGACCTGGAAAAATGTCTGATAGCTCTTTGTTGCCCATTATTCCTTCAGGACGGAATTGCATGAGGATAATGAGGAGAAGAGGGACAACTATCCACTTGATGATTTGCAAAGGGCGTAAAAGTTCCAGAAGAAGAGTGAAAGCAATTGCCGAAAGGACTGAGCCGGATAATGATCCCATTCCTCCGAGATAGACCATGACCAGGGCTTCTGTTGACTTGAGTATGCCAAAAGAACTTGGATTTACATAGCCCAGGACATGGGCGAACAGTGCCCCGGCCACGCCGGCCAGACCTGAAGAAATCATAAAGGCTATCAACTTCATTTTGTTGGTATTCACACTCATAATTTCAGCGGCTACTTCATCTTGGTGAATAGCAACTATCCCTTTCCCCAGAGTAGATGAAACAAAGCGGCGGATCATCCAGATTGACAGAACGGTAAAAATGAAGACCCAGATGATCATCCAGGGAAGGAAAACCACATCTTCCATGGCAAAAATAGTATTTTTCATCCCCATAAATCCTCTGGCTCCACCAATGCTGTCCAGATTGATGATGGTGGTGATGATTATATAGTTGGCCGCTATGGTGATGATAGCCAGGTAGTCACCCCTGGTTTTAAAGGAGGGAATTGCTATCAAAAGTCCAGCCAGTGCAGCTACTATAAATGCGACGACTAAAATTAAAGGAAAACCTAAAATGGCGTATTCAGGTGAAAGTAATGGCGGGCCAAAGACCCTGTCTTGAGCGAATAGGAGAACGCTTAATACAGAAGCCACATAGGCCCCGACAGCCATGAATCCAGCATGGCCACAAGAGAATTCTCCCATATATCCATTTACTAAATTTAAGCTGCTGGCATAAATAATATTTATACCCATAAACATTAAAACAGACTGGGTATATAAATCTATTAATTCATAGTAGGATAGGCCAACAAGTAGGCCGAACAAAAGAAGCAAAGTCAAAGGAACTGTAAATCTTCGCATACTTATCCTTTGTGTTGTTCCTGCAATCACGCCCATGGCGAAATTGCAGAGGGTTTTAAGTTATTTTAGTAGATTGTAAGGGTCTATATATTGCCAAAATAAGAGAAACTGTTTTTTGGATACGCGTCTGTTTCTCAGACTTTTTTAAACCAAATATAGAGTCTACAGTTTAGGCTCTTAAATTTTTGTTGTTTTTGCTACGCCGAATAGCCCTGTGGGCTTAATAGAGAGAATCAATAACAGTATACTAAAGGCTATTAGATCTCTAAACGTAGATGGGAAAAAAGCCACAACCAGAATTTCCACAAATCCGAGGATGTATCCTCCGACAAAGGCCCCGCGTATATCACCGATTCCTCCGACAACAGCGGCAATAAAGGCCTTCCAGCCTATAATGGCTCCCATGTATGGGTCTAAAATGGGATAGGACATGGCGAATAACAATCCGGCTAAACCAGCCATGGAAGAACCTAGAATAAAAGTAAAAACAATAATGGTATCTATGGGTATCCCCATTAAGGGGACAGCAAATTTATCATAGGAGATGGCCCGCATGGCCATTCCGATTTTTGTTTTGGTAACGATAAAATGCAAAAGGCCAAATACCAGAAAGGCAGAAATTATTACGGCAATTTTTAGGTTGGTCACACTGATGGAACCGAACGTGTACACTACTTTGTCAATGAGTTCAGGAAACTTGCGTCGACTAGCGCCTAAAAGGGCCAGGTTGCCGTTTTCCAGAATCAATCCGCACATGAGTGCGGTGATGACTACGTACAGTCGGTTGGCTCCTTTTCGGCGTAAAGGGCGATAAGCGACTCTTTCAATGAACACGCCCACGCAGGCAGTGAGAACCATGGTCAGTGGGATAGTCAGTGCCAGGACTGCCCACTTGGGCAGGGCCAGTGGCAGACCAAATGAATATTGGCCCAGGAAGAAAGTGGCCACAAAAAAAGCAATATAAGCACCAACCATGAAAATATCGCCATGGGCAAAATTAATGAGTAGGAGTACTCCATAAACCAGACAATAACCCAAAGCTATTAATGAGTAATAACTGCCCCATTGTAAGGCATTGAAAATGTTTTGTATAATACTTTCGAACACCAGATTACCTCATTGGTCATGTGTTTTGAGTTCTGTGTTTTATGATTGAAAATTTGCAGTTCATTTCGATAAAAATTATTTCCTGCGCAGGATAATATGCGCAGGAAGTAAAAATTCTAAAATCATAAAAAGACAAAGCGTGAAGTAAACCCTCACGCTTTGTCTAGCTAGTTTGTTATGGACATACAGATTTGGTGAAGACGAAGTCACCATTTTCATCAATACGAACCACAACGGCACATTTGATGGGGTCGCCCTGGTCATCAAACTTCATTTTGCCAGTTATGCCATCAAATTCTTTAATGTTAGCCATGGCGTCGCGGATGATCTTACGATCTTTTCTTACTCGACCGGTGAGATGACCAGCTTCCTGAATGGCCTGGAGAACAATACGGGTTGCATCCCATGTCAGAGCGGCTACATCATCTGGGGTGTAACCATATTTGGCTTTATACCTGTCAATAAACTCTTTTGTGGCTCCGGTAGCTCCAGCAGCAGCATAGTGAGTAGAAAAGTAGTGTCCTTTACAATCGTCACCACACAAGGTCATGAGCTCAGCAGAACCCCAGGCATCAGATCCCATAAAAGGTCCATTCCAGCCGAGATCGTGGGCCTGTTTTACGATCAGGGCAACCTCATTATAGTTGTTTGGCAGAAAAATAAAGTCTGGTTTTGCAGCAATGATTTTTGTCAACTGGGCACTGAAATCCTGATCCTTATCACCGTAGCTTTCAAAAGCGACTACAGAGCCAGGACCGTTTTTCTTTTCAAAGTCTTCCTTAAAAATTTCTGCGAGACCTTTGCTGTAATCATTGGCAAGGGCAAAAAGGACTGCAGCAGTTTTGGCTTTGAACTGTTTCATGGCGAAGTCAACAGCCACTGGCCCCTGGAATGGGTCTAAAAAGGCAGCCCTGAACACCCAGGGACGGTCCTTGGTTGTATCGGGATTGGTGGACCAGGGAGAAATCATCGGAGTCCGGTTGTCATTACAGACTTGACCGGCCGGTACAGCCTGTTTACTTGAGTTTGGTCCGACAATGGCCAGTACCTGATCTCTCTCAATCAGTTTTAAGGCTGCAGCAACAGCGGACTCGGCTTTGGATTCATTATCTTCATAAATGAATTCCAATTTGTATTTTTCACCGCCGACTTCGAGTCCACCTTGACCATTGATATCCTCTTTAAGCATTTCTGCAGCTAACTTGGACGATTCGCCTACCTTGGGGATATCTCCCGTCAGGGGGATGTTAAAGCCAATTTTAATTGTTTTCCCAAAGGCGAATCCAGAAACCAACAACACAAAGCAGGAAACAACAGTGGCGAAGAGCAACTTCCTCATCGTAAACCTCCTTAATAAGTTTTCCAGAGGCTATAATAAAAAAAGATATAAAAAAAAAGAGAAAAATTGCCCAAAAATTGGTTTGATGGATTTGTTTTTTAAGTATAAAATAAAAAAATAATCCATGATTTTCTATGAGCTTATTGATTTGTCTTTCATAAAATTTTGCTATAAAAAATATATAGTTAAGGAGTATGTTATGCCTGATCAGGCACTGACTATTATCAGCGAGCATGCGCAAAAAGGTGTTCTTGTCCGGGAGAAGTTTTTTAAAGAAAATGCACAGGTTTTGGTCGAAGTTGCTAGGATCATGGCTATTAGTCTGGCCCGGGGAGGTAAGATACTTTTTTGTGGCAATGGCGGAAGTGCAGCAGATGCCCAGCATTTGGCTGCCGAATTTGTTAACCGTTTTTTAATGGAAAGGCCTCCCCTCCCGGCTCTGGCCTTGACAACTGATACTTCTGTCCTAACTGCAGTGAGTAATGATTATAGTTTTAACGAAGTATTTGCTAAACAGGTTAAAGCTTTGGGGCAGGCTGGAGATGTCCTGGTAGGGATTTCTACTTCGGGCAGCAGCCACAATGTGAATAAGGCCTTGAGTCAAGCCAGGGAGTTGGATATGATTACCGTGGGTTTGAGTGGGAAAAATGGGGGCGAAATGACCGATTACTGTGATTATGTTTTAAGTGTCCCGGATAAAAATACACCTATAATTCAAGAGGTACACATTGCTGCCGGGCATCTATTATGCCGCCTGGTAGATTACTATTTGTTCGAAGCTGTCTCTGAATTGGAGAAGTACCTTGTGAGTGATGAGTAAGCCTTAAAGCGGACAGTTGAGAAAAGCGAAGAGCGGATAAAAAAGCTGTAGAAGCGGCACATACACGCCCTGAGGTGATGCGTGTAAATAGCGTCACAAAAATTTGCATAAGAGCCTGTGTATAACGGGTTAAAATGATTGAAGAGTCTGTGATCAAAATGGAGTTTGGTCACAGACTCTGAAAATATAGACCGCAAAAATTTTATGCTGTCTCGGTTAGGGAGATAATCCATGAGAATCAGGAGGATATGATATGCCTATATATGAATTTCTTTGCAACAAGTGTAAAAGAGAGTTTGAAGAACTGGTTTTTAAAGAAGATGAGCAGGTTCAGTGTCCTGACTGTGGCTCTCAGGATACCCAAAAATTGATGTCTGCCTGTAAGTTCAGGACTGGCGGTCCCATTGTTTTGGGCAAGCCTTCTTCTAATGCCATTACAACCAGAGGCAAGGCTGGCTGCGCCAGTTGTTCCGGCGGCAATTGTTCCTCCTGTGGTTGATAGGTGACAAATTCCAGAAAACACAAGTTCCAAGTAATCAGTGGTAAAGACAATGAATAGAATTATTATTGCTACTAGAGGTAGTAAACTGGCTTTGTGGCAGGCTGAGCATATAGCTGGGCAGCTTATGTCCCGCTATCCTGATCTTGAGGTGAGGTTGCTAAAAATTAAAACCAAAGGGGATAAAATATTGGATGTCCCCCTAGCCAAGGTGGGGGGGAAAGGTCTTTTTGTTAAAGAAATTGAAGAAGCGCTTATGGATGGTCGGGCTGATATTGCTGTTCATAGCATGAAAGATGTGCCCACAGAGCTTCCTGCGGGGCTTAAACTAGGCATTATTCCTGAGCGTGAAAGCCCAGAGGATCTGCTCTTGTCCTGTAAATATGAAAATTTAATGGAGTTGCCTGAGAAGGCTAGAGTAGGCACATCCAGTTTACGCAGGCAGGCGCAGCTTTTGCAATTAAGACCGGATCTGGATGTGGTTTCCCTGCGGGGAAATCTGGATACGCGGGTTAGAAAATTAAAGGAAGGGCAGTTTGATGCCATTGTTGTGGCCAAGGCTGGCATGCGTCGGTTGGGCCTGACAGTAGATTATGAATTTGAACTCGCACCTCCAAGTTTTTTGCCAGCGGTGGCACAAGGAGCTTTGGGCATTGAATATGCTGAAGGGCGTCAGGACTTGGATGAACTTTTGGGTTTTATGGATCACGCCCCTACCAGATTTTGTGTCCAGGCGGAAAGGGCTTTTCTGCATGGCCTAGATGGAGGCTGTCAGGTGCCCATTGCCTGTTACGCCCGCTACGGAGATGACCAATTGCGCATAAGCGGTCTGGTAGCTGATCTTAAGGGTGAGAGAATGGTGAGAAAAGAAAAGACAGGTAAACCTGAGGATGCTTGGCAGTTGGGGCATGAGCTTGCCCAGGAAGTTTTAAAGGCCGGGGCGAGAGAGATTCTAGGTGAACTTTATGCTTAAAGTTAAGCAAACATTTATTAGAAAGAGCCCTGCATTAGCGGGGCTTTTTTGTTGATAGTTAGTTTAAATTGGTTTTGGACACAGTGTTTAATTGGGCCTTCAAGTCGAGGCAAGTTTTTTTACCTAGGCATAATTTTAGATATTCAAGATTGAGGAGAGCTTCTAAATGATGACGGTTTATTTTTTGTAGATAAAGGCCACTTGTAAACTCTTTTTGTATGTCTTTACTGTTTAACAGAGATGTGCAGGGACTAATTATGGCCAGTTGTTGAAAATAAGCAGCTAATTCTTGCCGTAACTCAGCTGTAGTTTTCTGCCTGATTTGTTTGTTAAATTTTATTAAATTCTGCACGGGGGGCAAATTTGGCGAGTGAATAATGGTTTTTACCCCTTGAGCAAATCTTTTTAATCCAGCCAGAATATGCTCTGGTTGTACAAAATTTATGTTCATCCATCCTGCTTTCAACCAGTTGAAAAAGGCGCATTTTGTTTTGTTTGGCCCAGTTTGAATGTAAATCCCTATTGAGGCTGACTTGTAAATATATGAATCAACCCAGCCTAAGCCAGCTTTGGTTAAGCCTGGCTTTTCTGAATAAAAATAGTTCCAGTTTTCGTCCGGGCCAATGATTTCCCCTTTCTGGCCAACTTTTGACTTGTTTTTTTGTCTGGAGATGGAAATAAGAACTCTTGTCTGGGCAAAGGGCATAAGTATAATGACTCTGTCCAGATCGTAACCATAGTATCCACCGGAAAACAGGTCCGGAGTATTTTCTTCGTATTCCACCCCGGAAAAGATAATGGGTTTACTTAGACGGTCTACCTGGCTCCATAAGCTAGCTAGCTCCAGTCCGTCGCTGCTAGAAATTTTTTTCCAATAGGCAAGGCGAATAGATGATGGACGCAGAATGTTGGATGGTAGCTGGGGGTTAAACCCATAAGCCAAAATTTTTTTTAAGTCAGACTTAAGGGTGAATTGATAAAAAGCCCCTGTCATATTGGCTCGTTGGGGAAGGGTAAAGGATGAATTTTGGTTGTGAAGAACAAAATTTAAGATGGATTCAATGGACTTATGAACAAGGGGCTGAGTAGGATTTTCGCTCAGGGAGAGCAAATAGGAAAAATTTAGATTTATTGCCTCAGGGAATGGTTGGGTGTGCCCAAGATGAGATTCAGCCAAAAAAAAGAAAAACAGACAAAAGGTAAATATACGTTTTAACACAGTGCCTCATAGCTAACTAAAAAGTTGTGATATGCAAAAACATATCTCTCCTAACTTAAGCGGAAACAGTCAATAGGGCAAGAGCTTTTTAATCAAATCCAATTTTTGGGGCAAAACCTGTAAGGCATCAATGGACAGAGACAAAAAAACGTTTAATCCTAAGCCTAACGAATCAAAAGACGACATAAGTATGCAAAAGGGATATGCTGACATAGCAGAACATGTGCAAGATGAAATGCGAGTTGAATTTAAAGCCGAGTGGGAGTTGATACTTTTGGCGTTGGGTATTGACTATCATTGGGGCAAAAAAGGAGAACTTTTGGTTCCCAACGAAGTAGTTGCGAGAGCTGTTCGGGAGATAGAAGAGTATGAGGAGGAAGTGTTTCAAGAAAGGCAAAAAATGACAATGGAAATTCCCGATTTAAATGACAATAAAAAAGCTTGGTTCAATTTACTTGTTCTATCTTTTTTATTGCTATTTTATACTTTAATCGAGAAAAATATTTTTCGGTTGACTTTAGAGAATTGGACAATTTTGGGGGGTGTTGACGGAGAAAAAATTCGTGCAGGTCAATGGTGGCGTGTAATAACCGGTCTTACATTGCACAGCGATCCGGCACATGTCTTGTCCAATGTAGTATTTGGAGCGCCATTTGTCGTTGGTGTTTGTGCCAGGTGGGGGCTGGGCTTGGGCTGGATGACCATAATTCTTTCCGGTGCCATAGGCAATTTGGTAAATGTTTTTGTTTTAGGTCCTAGACACTTGAGCATAGGTTTTTCCACAGCGGTGTTTGGGGCGGCAGGCATTTTGGCCACCAATCTTTTAACAGAAACAAGAGGGTTTGGTAGTTGGTTTAAGTGTATTTTCTACGGCCTGAGTCTGTTGGCTTTACTTGGAGGTGGAGGGCCAAAAGTTGATCTGGGAGCACATTTTTTTGGTTTGGTTTCGGGCTTGTTTTTAGGGATTATTCTGCATAAATTGAATTTTTTTGATCCCAAGAAAAAATTAACTGAAATAATTTTGTTTTTGTCTGTCTTAGCCATTGTCTTGTGGGCGTGGGCTACCACCATACTTAATCACTCAATTTAAGGACGGAGTCTTTGCAGAAAAAAAATCAAACCAAAACGCCATATAGAACCATCTGGGAGCTTGCCTGGCCCCAGGTGTTGATGATGTTCTTTCATTTTTTGATTGGTTTTGTGGATGTGTGGGTGGCCGGAAGGCTTGGCCGGGAAGTCCAAGCCTGTATGGGGTTGATCACTCAAGCCCTATTTTTCTTTCTTGTTGTGGCCATTGCAGTGGCCAATGGTAGTGTGGCGGCCATTAGTCAGTCTTTGGGTGCTGGTCTGAGAAGGAGGGCCCAGCGTTATATCGGCCTTGGTTTAGAAGTAGGTATTGTCTTGGGGGTGGTTATTCTAGGGGCTGGTTATATGGCCAAGGATTTGTTTTTGGATTTGTTGCAAATACCAGAGAGTATCTCGCCCATTGCCAGCTATTTACTCCAAGTTTACCTCTATATTTTACCTGCTTACTATCTTTTTATTGTCAGTAATGCCTTTTTTCGGGCTCAAAAAAAAGTCATGTGCCCTTTTTATGCCATGATAATTGTCACCATTGTCAATACCTTGGGTGATTTTGGTCTGGGCTTAGGACTGTGGGGGTTGCCAAAACTTGGTTATAAAGGCCTTGCCTGGAGTACCTTTGCCTCTATTATGTGCGGGACTGTTTTTAACCTTTCTCTCCTCATACGTGCCAAAATGTTGGTACGGCAGAGTTTTGCTCCCTGGCGCTGGACAAAAAAGGCTTGGCCCTATTTATTTAAGGTAGCCTGGCCAGCAGGCCTTATGCAAATTGTCTGGCATTCAGCCTATATGGTTCTGTATGGAATTGTTGCTTCGCTGCCCAGGGGCAGTGTAGTTGCCCTGGCCGGTATGAGCGCAGGGATCAGGGTGGAATCATTTTTATTTTTACCTGGTTTTGCTTTTAATTTTACGGCCTCTATTTTGGTGGGCCACTACCTGGGGGCCAAGGATGTGGCAGGGGCCAAAAAGATTGGCTATCGGGTCATGCTTTTAGGAGTTACCTTGGTATGCTTTATGACTATCTTGTTGTGGTTGGCGATAGAACCCATTGCCAGTTTTATTGCCCCTGATCCACAAGTTAAGATGGAGGCCATCAACTATTTGAAATACAATATGGCCGCCATGCCGTTTTTGTTGCCGGCAATAATTTTAGGCGGGGCTTTGACCGGGGCCGGGGCCACTATTTATCAAATGGTTGTCATGGGCACTTCTGCCTGGTTAGTGCGCATTCCTTTGGCCTATTTCCTTGGACATATTTATCTTGAGCAGGCTACAGGAGTGTGGCTGGCAATGTTTTTGTCCATGGTTTTTCAGGCAGGGCTTATGCTTTATTTTTATCAATTTAAGGATTGGCCCAAGTTTGCCATGCGCAAGTAAGATGCGCCTGCAAAAGTCCCTTTTTGCAGGCAATGTTGAATTTTGAATGATAAATGTTGAATTATTTGAATAGGTTGCAAGGTGGGGTTGTTTGTCAGAACTGTAAAATTTTAATTATTGCAGTTGCATCAAGTAAAGGACTTGGTTTTAATCTCAAGGTATCAAAGATACATTGTCTTTGTTAGCATTGAAGAAAATGCGCTCGCAAATTAACTCAGAAAGTTGAGTTTAAAAAAAGTAGGTATGATGTAATGTTTATTAAATTTTTCTTGCTTTTTGCTTTGGTTCCAATGCTGGAACTGTATATTCTAATCAAGGTCGGCTCTATTATTGGGGCAGGACCAACTATTGTCCTGGTCATTTTAACTGCCATCGTTGGAGCTTATTTGGCCAAGCAACAAGGGATGCATACGATGTACAGGATAAGACAAAGCCTGAGTCAAAATATGTTGCCGGCTGAGGAATTGGTTGATGCATTCTTGATTTTGATTGCTGGGCTGGTTCTTCTCACGCCAGGTTTTATTACAGATTTGCTTGGATTACTTATTCTTTTTCCGCCTACACGTAAAAGTTTTAAGATTTGGCTATATAAAAAAAATTCCCAGTGGATTGATAAGGGGGATGTCCATGTTTATTATCGCAAATGGTAGATTATTTTCAGGGAGAGATTAATGGGCTTTAGAAATTTAAGTCAGTGT is a window of Desulfovulcanus ferrireducens DNA encoding:
- a CDS encoding rhomboid family intramembrane serine protease, whose amino-acid sequence is MDRDKKTFNPKPNESKDDISMQKGYADIAEHVQDEMRVEFKAEWELILLALGIDYHWGKKGELLVPNEVVARAVREIEEYEEEVFQERQKMTMEIPDLNDNKKAWFNLLVLSFLLLFYTLIEKNIFRLTLENWTILGGVDGEKIRAGQWWRVITGLTLHSDPAHVLSNVVFGAPFVVGVCARWGLGLGWMTIILSGAIGNLVNVFVLGPRHLSIGFSTAVFGAAGILATNLLTETRGFGSWFKCIFYGLSLLALLGGGGPKVDLGAHFFGLVSGLFLGIILHKLNFFDPKKKLTEIILFLSVLAIVLWAWATTILNHSI
- a CDS encoding ABC transporter ATP-binding protein, which translates into the protein MSLLEIHGLTQYFGGLCALSDFNIRFEGGELMGLIGPNGAGKTTVFNLVSGFYKPTKGKIIFKGKNIAGLKPHQVTALGIARTFQNIRLWHEMTVLDNIRISQHYNLGYSLFDSILRTRRYMENEKRILDTAVDILEALDLKKYIHEKPKNLPYGMQRKVEIARALSIKPDLLLLDEPAAGLNSADVKDLIRLIKWIHEEFKITIWMIEHQMTVVMTLCSWLKVIDFGATIAEGTPEEIQNNPQVIKAYLGDETI
- a CDS encoding branched-chain amino acid ABC transporter permease encodes the protein MRRFTVPLTLLLLFGLLVGLSYYELIDLYTQSVLMFMGINIIYASSLNLVNGYMGEFSCGHAGFMAVGAYVASVLSVLLFAQDRVFGPPLLSPEYAILGFPLILVVAFIVAALAGLLIAIPSFKTRGDYLAIITIAANYIIITTIINLDSIGGARGFMGMKNTIFAMEDVVFLPWMIIWVFIFTVLSIWMIRRFVSSTLGKGIVAIHQDEVAAEIMSVNTNKMKLIAFMISSGLAGVAGALFAHVLGYVNPSSFGILKSTEALVMVYLGGMGSLSGSVLSAIAFTLLLELLRPLQIIKWIVVPLLLIILMQFRPEGIMGNKELSDIFPGLRKLYKFK
- a CDS encoding branched-chain amino acid ABC transporter permease yields the protein MFESIIQNIFNALQWGSYYSLIALGYCLVYGVLLLINFAHGDIFMVGAYIAFFVATFFLGQYSFGLPLALPKWAVLALTIPLTMVLTACVGVFIERVAYRPLRRKGANRLYVVITALMCGLILENGNLALLGASRRKFPELIDKVVYTFGSISVTNLKIAVIISAFLVFGLLHFIVTKTKIGMAMRAISYDKFAVPLMGIPIDTIIVFTFILGSSMAGLAGLLFAMSYPILDPYMGAIIGWKAFIAAVVGGIGDIRGAFVGGYILGFVEILVVAFFPSTFRDLIAFSILLLILSIKPTGLFGVAKTTKI
- a CDS encoding D-sedoheptulose 7-phosphate isomerase, coding for MPDQALTIISEHAQKGVLVREKFFKENAQVLVEVARIMAISLARGGKILFCGNGGSAADAQHLAAEFVNRFLMERPPLPALALTTDTSVLTAVSNDYSFNEVFAKQVKALGQAGDVLVGISTSGSSHNVNKALSQARELDMITVGLSGKNGGEMTDYCDYVLSVPDKNTPIIQEVHIAAGHLLCRLVDYYLFEAVSELEKYLVSDE
- a CDS encoding ABC transporter substrate-binding protein, producing the protein MRKLLFATVVSCFVLLVSGFAFGKTIKIGFNIPLTGDIPKVGESSKLAAEMLKEDINGQGGLEVGGEKYKLEFIYEDNESKAESAVAAALKLIERDQVLAIVGPNSSKQAVPAGQVCNDNRTPMISPWSTNPDTTKDRPWVFRAAFLDPFQGPVAVDFAMKQFKAKTAAVLFALANDYSKGLAEIFKEDFEKKNGPGSVVAFESYGDKDQDFSAQLTKIIAAKPDFIFLPNNYNEVALIVKQAHDLGWNGPFMGSDAWGSAELMTLCGDDCKGHYFSTHYAAAGATGATKEFIDRYKAKYGYTPDDVAALTWDATRIVLQAIQEAGHLTGRVRKDRKIIRDAMANIKEFDGITGKMKFDDQGDPIKCAVVVRIDENGDFVFTKSVCP
- the hemC gene encoding hydroxymethylbilane synthase, whose translation is MNRIIIATRGSKLALWQAEHIAGQLMSRYPDLEVRLLKIKTKGDKILDVPLAKVGGKGLFVKEIEEALMDGRADIAVHSMKDVPTELPAGLKLGIIPERESPEDLLLSCKYENLMELPEKARVGTSSLRRQAQLLQLRPDLDVVSLRGNLDTRVRKLKEGQFDAIVVAKAGMRRLGLTVDYEFELAPPSFLPAVAQGALGIEYAEGRQDLDELLGFMDHAPTRFCVQAERAFLHGLDGGCQVPIACYARYGDDQLRISGLVADLKGERMVRKEKTGKPEDAWQLGHELAQEVLKAGAREILGELYA
- a CDS encoding FmdB family zinc ribbon protein; translation: MPIYEFLCNKCKREFEELVFKEDEQVQCPDCGSQDTQKLMSACKFRTGGPIVLGKPSSNAITTRGKAGCASCSGGNCSSCG
- the thrB gene encoding homoserine kinase; translation: MSSKSSFYVRKRPCIALIGMAGSGKSTLGKLLSQSLSWAHVDTDWLLEAWWGTNLQSIRDHLGLKGFLQAEEKVVLDLRLNRCVISTGGSVVYSAPAMDFLKSLGPIIYLHADLQTILKRVQNVSTRGLAMDKGQTLEDIYLQRKPLYEQYADFVVSTDQNSPQECVQLIEQWLKK
- a CDS encoding ABC transporter ATP-binding protein encodes the protein MLLEIKELHVKYGNIEALHGISFHVNEGEIVTLIGANGAGKTTTLHTITRVPPPEGPKVTKGDILYKGESILKVEPHDVVHKLKIALAPEGRHIFGNLTVEENLVLATYARKNDPNIKNDFKRVYDLFPRLYERRKQRSESLSGGEQQMLAVGRALMTGANFILLDEPSMGLAPLLMYDMFRALKELNRQGMTILLIEQNARVALNFAHRGYVLDTGEIVMQGTSQELMENPDIKKAYLGG